DNA from Desulfonatronum sp. SC1:
CGAGACCGGTCGTACCGTCGCTGCATTGAATCGCTGTTCAGTCGGCGCGCCAGGGAAGCGGGCGCGTACCCGGTCCTTGGAACGCACGACCACGCCATGATCGCGTTCGCCTCGGAGGTAGCCGCCCGCAACAAATGGCCCAGGGACAAGTGGGAGGTTGAGATGCTCTACGGCGTCAGACCCGACTACCAGTGGCAACTGGTGGAACAGGGGTACTCCCTGCGACTGTATGTGCCCTTCGGTCGCGACTGGTGGCCCTACTCCATCCGTCGCGTCGGAGAAAACCCCCGCAATCTGTGGTTCGTCCTGCGCTCCCTTTTCCACTGATGAGGCCCCGGGGTAGGGAGCTTTTGCCGTCGATGAGATTATGGGAAGGTATTTTCGATGAGTTGTATAATTGCAGGCGGTTAAATTGATTGTTCAAGGCTTCCTCTGGGGAGGGCTTTCGTGGAGCAGGCCGCGCAGCACGTTCAGGTTGCGGATGTCGTCTTTGAGGTCTTTTTCCTTGGGCGTTTCCAGGATCATGGACAGGTGGGCCAGGGGGGCGATTGCTTCTCTTGGCCGGAAAAACTATGACGGGCCACTGACGCGCCGCATGACGCTTAATGACTCTCGTGGCGTGCCCGTGAGGCTTGACAGACTGCACCGCACCCCTCAGCCCCTCAACCCGCGAGCGACAATGAAGGATTTCGATCAATTCCGGAAACTGCTGGACGAGCAGTGCCAGTGGCCCTCGGTGTACACCTTCAAATTCATCGTGCCCAAGGCCCGGGCGGAGGAACTGCTGGCTGTTTTCAGGTCCTGCCCGGAAGTCTCGGTGCGGGAATCGAGCCAGGGAAAGTATCTGAGCGTCACGGCGAACATGCTCATGTCCTCCAGCGACGGGGTCGTGGCGGTGTATGAGGCCGTGGCGGGGATTGAGGGCATCATCGCGCTGTAACTCCAAACGACCACACATTGAATTTTTGATTATGCCTGAAGACACACTCTTGGCGGCTCCCGCCGCCTCTTCCCCGGTTTGCCGCGAGCTCACGGTTTCGGAACTGCGCCGGACCGGTTCGGAATCCGGCCTTGCATCGCCTTCGGGCGCTGGTCCGGATCATTCGCACTGGTTGCTGGATCTCGAATTGTCGGAGGGTTTCCCCGGCGAGGATGGATGGACGCCCGGACAGTTCGTGATGCTACGGCCGGTTTCCTGGGCCTTCGAACCCTTGTGGGCCAGGCCCTTTTCCATCTGTATGCTGGAGCGGGGCGTATTGCGCATTTTTTTCCAGGTGGTCGGCCGGGGGACCAGGGCCATGAGCGCCTTGCGCCGCGGGGACCGGGTCGTTGTCTGGGGGCCGCTGGGCCGGGGGTTCGTCGTGGAGCCGGAGACGTCCACGCTGCTGTTGGCCGGAGGCATTGGGCTGGCGCCGTTCATCGGTTACGCCCGGCGTCATCCCCGGCCCGACAAGGCGCGGCTTTTTTTCGGCCATCGCCCGGAAATCGCCGAATACCCTCTGGATCTGCTGCCGGAAGCCGTGGTCGTGGAAGCCTCCCGCCAGACCTGCGCCGAGGAATTGGCCTGCTTCGTGGGCGATCTGGAGCGCCGAATCGCGGAATACGCCGCCAGGCAGGGGCTGATTCTGGCCTGCGGGCCGCATCCGTTTCTGCAAGCCGTCCAGTCCCTGGCCCTGAAACACCGGGCCAGGACGCAGCTTTCCCTGGAGAACCGCATGGCCTGCGGGGTGGGGGCGTGCCTGGGGTGCGTGACCGAGACGACGAATCAGGGCTTGCCGGTGAAGGTCTGCACCCAGGGGCCGGTGTTCTGGGCCCAGGACGTGAATCTTGGAGGGGCGGCATGAATCTCGCGGTGGAATTGGCCGGGCTGTGGTTGAAGAATCCGGTGCTGACCGCGTCCGGAACCTTTGGGTACGGCGTGGAGTTCGCGCCCTACGGCGACCTGACCGAACTCGGCGGGATCGTGGTCAAGGGCCTTTCCTGGGAACCCCGGGCGGGCAATCCCATGCCTCGGATTGCTGAAACGCCCTGCGGCATGCTCAACGCCATCGGCTTGCAGAATATCGGGGCGCGCCGTTTCGTCGAGGAAAAGCTCCCGTTGCTGCCCTGGGCCGAGGTGCCGGTCATCGCCAACCTGTACGCCTGCGACGTCGAGGACTTTGCCCGGCTGGCGGAATACCTGGCCGGGCAGGAGGGCGTCGCGGCCCTGGAGGTGAACATTTCCTGCCCCAACGTCCAGGCCGGGGGAGTGCTCTTTGGCCAGGACCCGGCCCAGGCGGCCCGGGTGACCCGGGCTGTCAAGGACCGGGCCGGGACCAAGCCGGTGATCGTCAAGCTCTCTCCCAACGTCACGGACATCACTGCCGTTGCCAAGGCCGCGGCGGACGGGGGGGCGGACATTCTGGCCCTGATCAACACCCTGTCCGGCATGGCCGTGGACGTGCGCACCCGCAAGCCCCGGCTGGCCAACGTCATCGGCGGCCTGTCCGGACCGGCGATCAAGCCCGTGGGGCTGCGCTGCGTGCTTCAGGTCAGCCGGGCCGTGGACCTGCCGATCATCGGGCTGGGGGGCATCGCCTCGGCCGAGGACGTGCTGGAGTACATCCTGGTGGGAGCGTGGGCCGTACAGGTCGGCACGGCCAATTTTCTGCGTCCGGACACGGCGTTCCGCATCACGGCCGACCTGCCGCAACTGCTGGACGAGCTGGGCGTGAGTTCGTGGGAGGAGTTTCGGGGCGCTTTGCGGGGGTGAGGTGGTCCGAGGGTTCGGTAATCATTGCTCGAATGAGTAGTTGCCCTTGAAGAACTGCTCCACGTACCAGGGAATCTGGGCCTCGTCGGAGAGGACCATGTCCAGGAGACGGACCGAGCCCAGGAGTCGGCCGAGAAAATCCAGTTTTTCCTCCATCCGGGGATAATCGTATTTCTTGATTTCCCCGCGCACCATGTCCCCCGTGTGTTCGACCCGCAGTCCCAGGCGCTTGAGAATGGCCGCGATCATCATCGCGCGCTTGGTTCGTCGCGACACGTCCGCGGCCCCGCCCTTGAACGAGAAGATGATGTAATTGTCGTTGACCTGTTGGCCGCAGTAGGTGTCGATGGTCACGAAATGGTAGCCCAGCCGGGCGTTGTAGTGCAGGTAGTCGTCGGAAATAATGGCGTAGTTCGGTCCTCCCCTGGGACTTCCGTGGTCCGGGTCGTTGAGGATCTTTTCGGCGATGAGCGCCGCGAAACCGGACAACCGGACTCCCGCCGGTCCCACCCAATGCACGCCGGGATGCTCCATGCCCCGGAGCAGAGCCAGGAACGGACGGGAGGCGATCTGTTCCCGATCCACGGCCCCTTCCTCCGGGGGCGTCTTGAATCCTCCGCCGAGGTCCAGGATGTAGGTGTTCAGGGGCAAGGGCGTCTTCAACTTGACCGCGTGGTGAACGTCTTCCTGGATGTCGTCGTCGATGCGAAACATTTCCACCATGGCTTTTTCATGGGCGAAGCGGACCACGTCGTGCAAGGTCAGGCAGCCGTCGGGGCGGAAGTCGTCGCGCTTGGGATCGATCAGGTTCAAGGGGACGACTTTTTTCAACGTGTCCTTGACCAGCCGGAACAACGGACTGCCCTTCATCAGATTGGTTCGCGGCCTGGCCTGGATCAGGGCCATCACCCGTCCGGCGTAGACGGTCCGGCGGGAGGCGTCCAAGGTGATTTCCTCGCCGTGGGGAATGACGCTGGTGGCGTTGTCCGTGCCCACCAGGGTCGGAACGCCGAACTCCCGGGCCACTGAGGCCATGTGCCCGGTGACGCTGCCCACGTCGGTGATGATTCCCCGGATCTTGCCCATCAGCGGCACGTACAGGGTCGAGGTCTGAGGGGCGATCAGAATCGCTCCTTCGGGCACGGCGGTCAGGTTGTGCTCGGTCTTCAGAACGAAGGCCGGACCGCCGGCCGTGCCGGCAGCGGCCGTGGTGCCGCCGCACAACAGGACGTCATGCCCTTCCAGGGCCGTGGCCTCCGCCTCGGCGCAGGCTCGAGGGTCCTGCTCCGGCAGCGTCAGGTTCAAGGGCCGGGCCTGCAGAATGAAGAGCTTGCCAGCCTGGTCCATGGCCCATTCAATGTCCAAAGGGCGTTTATAGTGCCTTTCCAGCATTCGTCCGTATTCGGTTAAAGCGTGGACCTCGTCGCCGCTCAGGCAGGGTTGGTCCCGCAGATGCTCTTCCACAGGGACGTCGTGGATCCCGCCTTCGGGGTTCATGGCGATTCGCCTAGCCTTGCGCGCTCCGACGTATTCCGGCTCGCTTTTCTCGGAATGCACCCGCCACAAATCCGTGGGCATGGAGCCGTCCACCACGCTCACGCCCAGGCCCCAGGCCGCGCTGATGATCAGGTTATGGCTTTCCGGCTCGTTGGGGTCCTGGGTGTACATCACCCCGCTGACCCGGGCGTCGACCATGTTCAGGCAAAGCACGCACATGACCATGTCCTGGTCCCGGTAGCCCACGCTGCGGCGGTAAAAGACCGCGCGAGGATTGTACATGCTGGCCACGACTTCCTTGTAGGCGTCGAGGATGGTGTCCTGGGTGACGTTGAGGACCGTGGAGTGCTGACCGGCGAAGGAGGATTCCGAATCCTCGCCCGTGGCGCTGCTGCGGACGGCGAGCCGGGTTTGCGGCCCGAACTCGCGAAACAGCTCCTTGGCCTCGTAGAAGATGCGGCATTCCAGGTCTTCGGGCAGCGGGGCGGCCATGATCAGTTGCTGCACGGCGGTGCAGGCCTTGGTGAGTTGCGTGGTGTCCTGGATGTCCACGCCTTTCAGTTCGCCGCGGATGGCCTCGTACAGCCCCGCGGAGCGGAAAAAATCGTGACAGGCGTAGGCCGAGACCGCGAACCCCTTGGGCGTGGGCAGGCCGACGCGGTTGGACACTTCGCCCAGGTTGGCCGCCTTGCCGCCGACCTGGCCCATATTTTCATGGCTGAGTCGAACCAGAGGGAGCACGAGACAGGTTTTTTCCAGCTTGCGTTGCCTGGTCAATCCTCGCAGAACCTGGATGCCGATCCGTTCAGCCGCGCCGAACAGCTCCGAATACTTGCCGCCGGAAAGCGCGTTCAGGTCCTCGGACAGTTCGTAGACCACGCCCACCAACTCCTCGCACTGGCAGAGAACCTCGTCGAAGGTGAAGGGCTGGGAGTCGTAGAGTAGATTTTCCAAGGCGTTGATCAACTGCAAGGCCTTATTGTTGTGGCTGAGCAGTTTCTTGAAAAACAGGTATTTGCGTTGGAAAGCCAATTCTTCCGGTGCGATGCGCATGGTGATTTTGCTTTTGGCGATCAACTGGTCAAGCAAGGAAAACATGGAATGTGCCCGTCTCTCAACTGGAGGAGGAAAGAGGTGAAGGGGGAAATGAAAGGGAATCGTGAGTCGTCCGGTCGCGGAACTCCCAAATATGAATTCTCTACGCCGGAACCGCGAGAATGACAACAGCCCTGGTTCGCGGGGCTTGAGAAGCAGAAAGAACGGACTGGAAGACGAAACTCCGAAAAATGTACTGGAAGCCGAAGCCGTTTTCCGCTAGGAAGAGGATCGGTGCGGGCGACCGATCGGGGTTGCCGGCTTTTTCCGTATCCCGCCAAACACATCTCCACCAACGGTGCATCCATGCTTTGGCCCCACAAGGACCTGCTCTGCATTACGCAACTGACCGCGGCTGAAATCCTGTACGTTTTCCGGATGGCCCGCCGTTTCGCCGAGATCAATACCCGCCCGGTGAAAAAAGTGCCGACGCTCAAGGGCAAGAGCGTCATCCTGTTTTTCGTCGAACCAAGCACGCGGACCAAGACCTCCTTCGACATCGCGGGAAAGCGGCTCTCGGCGGACACCTATTCCCTGGCCGCCTCTTCCAGCAGCCTGCGCAAGGGCGAGAACCTCAAGGATTCGGCCCTGACCCTCCAGGCCATGCATCCGGACGCCCTGGTCCTGCGGCACCATCAGAGCGGGGCCAGCGAATTTCTGGCTCGTCGGCTGTCCTGCTCGGTGATCAACGCCGGTGACGGCTGGCATGCCCATCCCACGCAAGCCCTGCTGGACGGGTTCACCCTGAGCGAGGTCTGGGGGGACGACATGGCCGGGAAGACCGTGCTCATCGTCGGCGATATCGCTCACAGTCGGGTGGCCCGGTCCGACGTGCTGCTGTTCACGGCCCTGGGGGCCCAGGTTCGGATCTGCGCGCCGCGGACCCTGTTGCCCGCTGGAGTGAGGCAGTGGCCGGTGGAGGTATTTTCAGATCTGACCGAGGCGTGCAAGGGCGTGGACGCGGTCGTCTGTCTGCGGTTGCAGTTGGAACGCCAAAAGGCCGGGCTTTTGCCCGACCTGCGGGAGTATGCCAGGACCTACGGCCTGGGAGCCCGACATCTGAGTAAAGCCAATCCAGGGGTGCTGGTGATGCATCCCGGGCCCATGAACCGAGGGGTGGAAATCGACGCGGCCCTGGCGGACGCGGAAAACAGCCTGATTCTGGATCAGGTCTCCGCCGGCGTGGCCACCCGCATGGCCTTGCTGTTTCTCTTTCTGACCCGCAAAGACGCTACGGACCAGGGCGACGCGCGGGGCGATCAGGTCGAATCCCCTCAACCTCAATCTCCGTCGCTTCAGGAGGACTAGGCCATGCCCGGACCGGATCTCATCGTGCGCAACGTGCTCTGGCAGGACGAACTGGTCAGCCTGTGGATCGAGCAAGGCGTGGTGCGGCGCTTGGCCCCGCCGGACGAACCGTGCTCCGAGGGTGAACAGCTGCACGGCGGCGGAGCGCTGCTCTTGCCCGGGCTGATTGACGCCCATGTCCATCTGCGCGAGCCCGGGTTCGAATACAAGGAAGACATCGCTTCCGGCCTGGAGGCCGCTGCCCGGGGCGGGTTTTCCGCCGTGCTGGCCATGGCCAACACCAGGCCGGTCAACGACTCCGCGGCGGTTACGTCATTCATGCGCGACAGGGCCGCCGCGACCCATCCTTTGGGACCGCGCCTGCATCCCGTCGGGGCGTTGACCAAAGGCTTGGTCGGTCAAGAGCTGGCCCCGCTGGCGGAGCTGGCCGAGGCCGGATGCGTGGCCTTTTCCAACGACGGCCTGCCGGTGGCCAGTCCGGACCTGTTTCGTCGGGCCATGGAGTACGCTTCCGACCTGGGCCTGGTGGTGATCGATCACTGCGAAGACCCGGTCCTGGCCGAGGGAGCGAGCATGAATGAAGGCCGGATCAGCGGTCTGCTGGGCCTCAAGGGGCAGCCGGTGGTGGCCGAGAGCATGCAGGTGGCCCGGGACATCCTGCTGGCCGAATACCTGGACCTGCCGATCCATCTGGCCCATATTAGTTGTCGGCAATCCGTGGAGCTGATCCGCTGGGCCAAGGCCCGTGGAGTGCGGGTCAGCGCCGAGACCTGCCCGCATTACCTGCTCTGGACCGAGGAAATGGTCCAGGGATACAACACTCTGGCCAAGGTCAATCCTCCCCTGCGCACCGACGACGACGTGCTGGCCCTGCGCCAGGCCGTGAGGGAAGGGGTGATCGACATCCTGGTCACGGACCACGCGCCCCACGCGGACCACGAGAAGGAAGTCCCCATGGACGAGGCCCCCAACGGGATCAGCGGGCTGGATACGGCCTTGTCCCTGAGTTGGAAGCTGGTTCGCGAAGGCGTATTGTCGCCGCAAGACCTTTGCGCGCTGTGGTCCGCGCGACCCGGAGCGCTGTTTTCCCTGCCGGTGAACCGTTTTCAGCCCGGCGATCCCGCGGACTTCATTCTCTTCAACCCGGACCTGGAATGGACGGTCACCCCGGAAACGCTGCGCTCCAAAGGCAAGAACACTCCATGCCTTGGGCAAACACTGCCGGGGCGGGTCGTGGCACACGGGATTGCCGGTAAAATTTTGTTTCATAACGTCGATGCATCGTAAGGAGCTGATATGGGGCAACCACTGAAGGATGCCGTGGGCATCTGCAAGACCATCATGCGCAACGGGTTTGATGCCTACGTGATCAATGCCCGGTTGCAGGAAAAAATACTGGAAGGCGGGGCGGAACGAGAGATCGACATCAGCACGGACGCGGACTT
Protein-coding regions in this window:
- a CDS encoding DUF493 family protein, with product MKDFDQFRKLLDEQCQWPSVYTFKFIVPKARAEELLAVFRSCPEVSVRESSQGKYLSVTANMLMSSSDGVVAVYEAVAGIEGIIAL
- a CDS encoding dihydroorotate dehydrogenase — its product is MPEDTLLAAPAASSPVCRELTVSELRRTGSESGLASPSGAGPDHSHWLLDLELSEGFPGEDGWTPGQFVMLRPVSWAFEPLWARPFSICMLERGVLRIFFQVVGRGTRAMSALRRGDRVVVWGPLGRGFVVEPETSTLLLAGGIGLAPFIGYARRHPRPDKARLFFGHRPEIAEYPLDLLPEAVVVEASRQTCAEELACFVGDLERRIAEYAARQGLILACGPHPFLQAVQSLALKHRARTQLSLENRMACGVGACLGCVTETTNQGLPVKVCTQGPVFWAQDVNLGGAA
- a CDS encoding dihydroorotate dehydrogenase, with amino-acid sequence MNLAVELAGLWLKNPVLTASGTFGYGVEFAPYGDLTELGGIVVKGLSWEPRAGNPMPRIAETPCGMLNAIGLQNIGARRFVEEKLPLLPWAEVPVIANLYACDVEDFARLAEYLAGQEGVAALEVNISCPNVQAGGVLFGQDPAQAARVTRAVKDRAGTKPVIVKLSPNVTDITAVAKAAADGGADILALINTLSGMAVDVRTRKPRLANVIGGLSGPAIKPVGLRCVLQVSRAVDLPIIGLGGIASAEDVLEYILVGAWAVQVGTANFLRPDTAFRITADLPQLLDELGVSSWEEFRGALRG
- a CDS encoding PEP/pyruvate-binding domain-containing protein, which translates into the protein MFSLLDQLIAKSKITMRIAPEELAFQRKYLFFKKLLSHNNKALQLINALENLLYDSQPFTFDEVLCQCEELVGVVYELSEDLNALSGGKYSELFGAAERIGIQVLRGLTRQRKLEKTCLVLPLVRLSHENMGQVGGKAANLGEVSNRVGLPTPKGFAVSAYACHDFFRSAGLYEAIRGELKGVDIQDTTQLTKACTAVQQLIMAAPLPEDLECRIFYEAKELFREFGPQTRLAVRSSATGEDSESSFAGQHSTVLNVTQDTILDAYKEVVASMYNPRAVFYRRSVGYRDQDMVMCVLCLNMVDARVSGVMYTQDPNEPESHNLIISAAWGLGVSVVDGSMPTDLWRVHSEKSEPEYVGARKARRIAMNPEGGIHDVPVEEHLRDQPCLSGDEVHALTEYGRMLERHYKRPLDIEWAMDQAGKLFILQARPLNLTLPEQDPRACAEAEATALEGHDVLLCGGTTAAAGTAGGPAFVLKTEHNLTAVPEGAILIAPQTSTLYVPLMGKIRGIITDVGSVTGHMASVAREFGVPTLVGTDNATSVIPHGEEITLDASRRTVYAGRVMALIQARPRTNLMKGSPLFRLVKDTLKKVVPLNLIDPKRDDFRPDGCLTLHDVVRFAHEKAMVEMFRIDDDIQEDVHHAVKLKTPLPLNTYILDLGGGFKTPPEEGAVDREQIASRPFLALLRGMEHPGVHWVGPAGVRLSGFAALIAEKILNDPDHGSPRGGPNYAIISDDYLHYNARLGYHFVTIDTYCGQQVNDNYIIFSFKGGAADVSRRTKRAMMIAAILKRLGLRVEHTGDMVRGEIKKYDYPRMEEKLDFLGRLLGSVRLLDMVLSDEAQIPWYVEQFFKGNYSFEQ
- a CDS encoding aspartate carbamoyltransferase catalytic subunit is translated as MLWPHKDLLCITQLTAAEILYVFRMARRFAEINTRPVKKVPTLKGKSVILFFVEPSTRTKTSFDIAGKRLSADTYSLAASSSSLRKGENLKDSALTLQAMHPDALVLRHHQSGASEFLARRLSCSVINAGDGWHAHPTQALLDGFTLSEVWGDDMAGKTVLIVGDIAHSRVARSDVLLFTALGAQVRICAPRTLLPAGVRQWPVEVFSDLTEACKGVDAVVCLRLQLERQKAGLLPDLREYARTYGLGARHLSKANPGVLVMHPGPMNRGVEIDAALADAENSLILDQVSAGVATRMALLFLFLTRKDATDQGDARGDQVESPQPQSPSLQED
- a CDS encoding dihydroorotase produces the protein MPGPDLIVRNVLWQDELVSLWIEQGVVRRLAPPDEPCSEGEQLHGGGALLLPGLIDAHVHLREPGFEYKEDIASGLEAAARGGFSAVLAMANTRPVNDSAAVTSFMRDRAAATHPLGPRLHPVGALTKGLVGQELAPLAELAEAGCVAFSNDGLPVASPDLFRRAMEYASDLGLVVIDHCEDPVLAEGASMNEGRISGLLGLKGQPVVAESMQVARDILLAEYLDLPIHLAHISCRQSVELIRWAKARGVRVSAETCPHYLLWTEEMVQGYNTLAKVNPPLRTDDDVLALRQAVREGVIDILVTDHAPHADHEKEVPMDEAPNGISGLDTALSLSWKLVREGVLSPQDLCALWSARPGALFSLPVNRFQPGDPADFILFNPDLEWTVTPETLRSKGKNTPCLGQTLPGRVVAHGIAGKILFHNVDAS